The nucleotide window GAAACAAAAAATTAAAGAAATAGGGGTTGAAAGAATAGCTTATGATAATGGTGAACTCAGCATAGCCCTATATGAAAATTTAAAACAAGATTTTGAAATGATAGGCGTAAAAGATGAAATAAGAAAAATAAGAATGATAAAGGATAAAGAGGAGATAAAAAAGATAAAGAGAGCTGCATCTATTGCCAGAAACGCGTTTATGAACGTTTTCCCCTATGTAAAACCGGGGGCGACAGAGAAAGAAATTGCCGATGAGCTTTCCTATCAGATGAGAAAATGCGGTGCAGACGGGGAAGCATTTCCCACCATTGTGGCTTCTGGTGTGCATACTTCATTTCCTCATTTCACACCTTCCGATAAAAAGATAGAGGATGGGGACTTTGTGGTAATAGATTTTGGTGCATGTGCGGATGGGTATAATTCTGATTGCACCTATACATTGCTCATGGGCAAAAAAACAGACGAAAAAAGAGAAATCTACAATGCCGTATTCTATGCTCAAACCTATGCTATAGAGGCGGCTTACGCCGGCGTTAAAGCCAGTGATGTAGACAAGGAGGCGCGCAATTATCTCAAAAAACTAAACTATGATAAATATTTTATACATTCTACAGGACATGGCGTTGGACTACAGGTTCATGAGCTACCGAATATTTCACCACAGAGTGATATAATTATTGAAGATAATATGGTGTTTACTGTTGAGCCTGGAGTGTATATTCCTGGTAAATTTGGTGTGAGATTAGAACAAATGATACATATAAATGGCAAGAGAGTGGAAATGATAGCTTTTGCCCCATTCTCAGAGGTGATGTGAAATGATTGCTACAAACGAATTTAAAAGAGGAGCAAAAGTAGAAATTGATGGTGAACCATTAGAAATTTTAGAGTATGAACATGTAAAACCCGGGAAGGGGCCGGCCTTTGTGCGAGTGAGGTTTAGAAATTTGAAAACGGGAAATGTAATGGAAAAAACATTTAGGGCAGGAGCGAAATTAGAAGAGGCAAATGTGGAGGAAAGAAGAATGACTTACCTTTATAGAGAAAAGGATGTCTTTCATTTTATGGATTCTTCTACATTTGAAGATGTTATTATTCCCGAACAAATAATAAAAAACAATGTCGGCATTTTACAGGAAAATGCAGAAGTAAGTGTAATTTTACACGACGATTCCCCTATCGACTTAATCTTCCCTAATTTTGTAGAGTTAAAGATAGTAAAAACAGAACATGGACTAAAGGGAGACACTGCTGCGGGGGCAACAAAACCTGCTACATTAGAAACGGGAATGGTATTACAAGTACCTTTATTCGTCAAAGAAGATGATGTAATAAAGATTGATACCCGTACCAAAACATATGTAGAAAGGGTAAATAGTTGAAAAAAACACCACTTCTTGTCCTTCTATTCACTTTGGCATTTGCTCATTTTATAAACGACTGGTATTCCATGTGTATTCCTCCCATCATTCCGGTGATAAGAAAACTCTATACCATCAATTACTTTCAAGCCGGCATTGTGGCTACCATGCCTTACCTTACGGCTGCAATACTGCAGTTGCCGGTAGCTCATTTCACAGAAAAACGAGGGATAAGAAAATTGGTACTTATCTTTGGCTTTCTCATCTTGGCTGTTTCTTATTTTCTGTTCAGCTTCAGTAGAACCTACATGTTTATGCTGATTACCGCTCTCTTTATCGGTGTAGGTCTTTCTGCTTATCACCCTCAAGCGATAGGAATTCTCTCTTTTAGATTCAAGGGAAGAAAGGGAGGAGCATTGGGTATCCATGGCGCTGGAGGTTCATTGGGCTTTGCCGCCGGTCCTATAATTGTAGGCCTTCTCTTCTCCTGGATGGGATTTAAAGGGCTGCATTTGTTGATTGTCCCTGGTATTGTTGTGGCTTTACTCATATATTTTCTCATCCATATAGAAGAAAAACCCATTGCATCCAGTTTTAAAAGTGCCATTACCTCGAGAGCATTACTCATTGGATTTGTTGCTATGGTTACACCGTTTTTTTCCCGCGGCGTTTCCGCATTCATGCCCGCCTTTCTATATTACAAAGGAGAAACCCTACTTACGGCTAATCTACATACAGGTTTTATGCTCATCATAGGTGTTGCCGCCCAGCCCTTGGGCGGTTTTTTATCCGATATATTAGGAAGAAGAACAATAATTGTCACAAGCTATACCTTAAGTGGTATATTGTTACTCTTATTCGTCAATCATCCTTGTCTCTCAATTTTAATTATCTATGGATTTTTCGTTTTCTTGCCGGTAGCAGTGAGACATGCCTTTGCGGCAGAAGCAGGAGGGAAAAAGATAGACACCAATATTGCCGTTATGTATACCATGGTAATGGTGGGCTCCTCTATCTCTCCTGCTCTAATAGGCAAACTTATAGATGCTCTTGGGTTTGAGGTTGCCTTTTCTATCATCACCTTAGTGGCTTTTGCAGGAGCAGCCCTTGCCTTATTTATTAGACCGGCAAAAAATGAAAGTATATGATATCTCTGTAATAAGAGGTGATGGCATAGGTCCTACTATTATAGATGCAGCGGTCTTTATATTGAAAGAGACAGGTAAAAAATTTAATTTCTCTTTGAACTATCATTACATAGATGCAGGTGCAAATACCTTTCTCCGTTGTGAGAAAAATATCACGGAACAATCCCTCAAAGAAATAAGCCAAACGGAGGCATTGTTAAAGGGTCCAACCGGACTCCCCTGGATAAGAAGAAAAGATGGCACGGAAGCTGGTCTGTTGGGTGGTATTTTGCGACCCAGGTTTGATTTATATGCAAACATCAGACCGATAAGAACTATAGATGGTAATATAGATTATATTATTGTGAGAGAAAATACGGAGGGATTATATTTAGCCAGAGGGAAGGGTGTTCGGACAAGGGATGCAGTAGCAGATATTTTACTCTTAACAAGAATGGGGTGTGAAAGAATATCCCGCTTTGCGTTTGAGCTGGCAAAGAGAGAAAATAGAAAAAAGGTAACACTGATTGTCAAGAGTAATGTTTTGGTAAGTATGGCATTCTTTGAAAAGATATTCTTCAATGTGGCGAAAAAATATAAAGACATAGAAGCAGAAAGGATATATACGGATGCCGCCTGCTATAAGATGGTTGCAGAACCCGAACATTTTCAGGTGATAGTAACAGAAAACTTCATTGGAGACATGATCAGTGATTTGGGAGGAGGGACAATAGGTGGGATGGGGCTTTGCCCCTCTGTGAACATTGGAGAGAAATTCGCTTATTTTGAAGCCGCACATGGTTCTGCACCGGACATAGATAAAAATAAAGCCAATCCTGTAGCCATAATTTTATCTTCCGCCATGATGCTAAATTTTATTGGCGAAAAAGAGGCAGGATGTGTTCTTAAAGAAAAGATATATACCTTTTTAAAGACACATACCTCAATATTTACAAAACAAGGTAGGCTAAAGAACTATACAACACAAAAATTTGCAGAAAAATTAGCAGAGACAATATGAATATAATTGCAGTCGCTATAGGCAGCACAGCGGCAGTGCTTACTACATTTAGTTTTCTTCCTCAATTCATCCGCCTTCTGAAAACAAGAGAAATAAGAGGGCTAAGTACCCACATGCTATTTCAGATGGCAACCGGTCTTTTCCTGTGGACCGTATACGGTATATTAAAAAAAGATATAGTAATAATCTTGGCTAACCTTGTAGGATTTGCTATTATGCTTTCTACGATTATTATTTATTTTATGATAAAAAAATACAAGAGGTGAACATGTGTAATAATTTGCTTAGCACTACTGGAGGCAGTTTTCAAGACAAAAGACAAAACCGTTTGCTTGAAACTGCCAAAGGCAGTTTTCAAGACATGCTTTTAAAATTGCATAAATTCTGGAAAGAAAGGGAATGTGCAATTATCCAGCCCTACGATGTAGAGACAGGGGCAGGCACATTTCATCCTGCCACTTTTTTAAAGGCATTAGGGAAAGAGCCCTGGAGGTGTGCTTATGTAGCACCTTCCAGAAGACCCACGGACGGAAGATATGGTGAAAATCCTAATCGCCTCCAGCACTATTATCAATACCAGGTTATACTGAAACCATCACCGCTGGATGTTCAAAACATATATCTGGATAGCCTCTATGCGTTGGGAATAGATTTAAAAAAACATGATGTGCGATTTGTAGAGGACAATTGGGAATCCCCCACCTTAGGTGCAGGAGGATTGGGATGGGAAGTGTGGTTAGATGGCATGGAAATCACACAGTTTACCTATTTTCAACAAATAGGAGGTTACAATCTCTATCCCATAACATGTGAGATAACCTACGGTACGGAGCGCATCGCCATGGTTCTACAGAATGTAGACAATGTATACGACCTAAAATGGAACAAGGATCTCACCTATGGTGATATACACAAGCATGATGAGTGGGAATATTCTACTTACAACTTTGAAGTGGCAGATATAAAAACGCTCTTTAAATTATTTGAAATGTATGAACAGGAATGCCAAAAGGTATTAAAGAGAAACTTAGTAAAACCCGCTTATGACCTGTGTTTGAAATGTTCTCATCTATTCAATCTGCTAGATGCCAGAGGTGCTATCAGCACCGCGGAACGAACAACATTCATAAGCAGGATAAGAACGCTGGCTCAGGGATGTGCAAAACTGTATGTTGAGGGTAAATAATGGAATTATTATACGAAATATTTACAGAAGAATTACCTGCTTTTGAGATTATGAAATTGGAAAAAGAAGGAAAAAAAATAATAACGACCATTTTTGACGAGCACAATATAAACTGTGAGGACATTGATATATGTTGCACACCAAAGAGGATTACCGTTTTTTCCGATATTTCACCAGTAACAATAGTGAAAGAGGAAAAAATATACGGACCCCCAGAACAGGTAGCATTTGAAAATGGTGAACCCACAAATGCCTTAAGGGGTTTCTTAAAAAAGATGCAGGCCACCATAGAGGATATAAAGATAGAGAAAAAGGGAAAGAAAAGATATGTATTTTTGCTGAAAAGAGGGGAGAGAAAAGATGTAAAGCCATTTCTATCTTCTGTCTTGAAAGAATTCACAGATTCCATACCATTTAAAAGAAAGATGAAATGGAGCGATAAACTGTATAGTTTCTCCAGGCCCATACACAATCTTCTGGCAATTTGTGATGGTGAAGTAGTAGACTTAGAAATTGCAGGCATAAAGGCGAACAATTTTACATACGGTCATAGGTTTTTAGCTAATAAGATGGAGATTAAAAACAAAGAAGGGTACATAGACGCATTAAAAGATTCCTTTGTTTTACTAAACTCTAAACAAAGAAAAGATAGAATTCTAAACGAATTTAAAAAAATAGAACAAAATTATAATATTTCTGTAGTGAAAGACGATGCATTATTAAATGAGACAATATTCTTAAATGAGTATCCTCAACCAATATTGGGTGAGTTTGATAAAACTTTTCTTGTCTTACCAAAGGCTGTGCTCATCACCTCCATGAAGAATCACGAAAAATGCTTTGCCGTAGAAGATGAAAAACAGAATTTACTTTCTTATTTTGTAGCAGTGGCAGACAATCCGTTTTTAGATGAGGATGTGGTAAAAAAAGGATATCAAAAGGTGCTTTCTGCTCGCTTTAATGATGCTCTGTTTTTCTATAAAGAGGATACAAGAAAGCCGTTATCAGATTTTGTATCCAGGCTCAGCGGAGTTGTATTTCATGAAAAGTTAGGAAGAATGAATGAAAAGGTAGAAAGGCTTGAAAAGTTATCATCATATATAGCTGAAAGACTAAAACAAGATAAAGAAACGGTAAAAAGGGCAGCTCATCTGTGTAAAGCAGACCTCGTAACACAGATGGTATGTGAATTTCCTGAATTGCAGGGCGTAATGGGGGAAGAATATGCCTTAAAAAGCGGAGAAGAAAAAGGTGTTGCTCAAGCCATATACGAACACTATCTTCCCAGGAGGGTAGGGGATGCGTTGCCTCAAACAGACGTAGGCGCTATTCTTTCTATCTCTGAAAGAATAGATAATATAACAGGTGGTTTTTTGGCAGGATTGGAACCTACTGGCGAAAAAGATCCCTACGCTTTGAGGAGAGCCTGTATTGGATTAATCAGGATTGTTATAGACAGAGGTTATTTTCTTTCTATTCCTCAGATTGTAGATTATGCAAGCTCTCTTTACAAAGAAAAAAGCCCTCTTTCCAATCTATTGGAATTTGTAAAAAAGCGTCTTGTAGAATATCTTACAACCAATTTTGATCTTCGATTTGATGTGATAATGTCTGTGCTGGGTAAAGATTTTTCTGATATATATGATGCTTATATAAGAACCTTTGTAATTAAAGATTTAGAGGAGAAATACTTCCTTATGTTTAAACGGGTACTGAATATCATCCCTGAGTCTTTCAATAAAACAGCGGTAGAAGAAAAACTATTAGAAGAAAAAGAAGAAATAGAGCTATACAAAGAATTTACACAAAAAGAGGAAGAGATAAAAAAATTAAAAGAACAAAAGAAATATAAAGAACTCCTATCCGTTCTGTGTTCATTTAAAGAAAAAATAGATGCTTTCTTTGATCATGTAATGGTCATGGCAGAAGAAGAAACGCTGAAGGAGAACAGGTTAAAACTTTTATGTAATTTAAGAAAAGTTTTTTTGTATATAGCAAATTTTGAAAGAATAGAGGTGTGAAGATGCTGAGAGTAAAAGATAAGCCTGGTTTGACCTTTGATGATGTTCTGGTTGTCCCCCGTAAATCTAGTGTTATTCCGCGGGATGTAGACACCTCAGTAAACCTTACTCCGGACATCCACCTAAATATTCCGATTATCAGTGCGGCTATGGATACTGTAACAGAGCATAGGTTGGCCATAGCAATGGCAAGACACGGAGGATTGGGAATAATTCATCGCAACATGACCGCTCGAGAACAAGCGGAACAAGTGAGAAGGGTGAAAAAATCGGAAAGTGGAATGATTTTAGAACCGATAACCATAAAACCTAATCAAACGATCAAGGAAGCCCTGGTCCTTATGAGTGAGTATCACATCTCTGGTATCCCTGTTATAAACGACAATAAAAAGCTTTTAGGCATCATAACCAACCGTGATATAATATTTGAAAAGGATTATTCAAAGCAGGTAGAGGAAGTAATGACAAGAGAAAACTTAGTTGTTGCACCGGTGGGAACAACATTGGAAGAAGCGGAAAACTACTTGAGAAAGAGTAAGATAGAAAAATTGCCTATTGTAGATAATGAGTTTAAACTGAAGGGACTTATAACCATAAAGGATATAAGAAAGAGAAGGGAATATCCTCATGCAACGAAGGATACCCATGGGAGACTGATGGTAGGAGCAGCGGTGGGCACCAAAGATCTGATAGAAAGAACAGAACAACTGGTAGAAGCAAGGGTGGATTTAGTAGTAGTGGATTCCGCTCACGGACATTCACAGATGGTCTTAAATGGTGTGGAAAAATTAAGAAAAAGATTTCCCTCCTTAAATATTGTTGCTGGTAATGTAGCCACAAAAGAGGGAGTAAGAAGCCTAATAGAGGCAGGAGCGAATATCGTAAAGGTAGGTATTGGGCCTGGGTCTATCTGCACCACACGGGTGATAGCAGGAGTAGGTGTTCCACAGATTACAGCTATTGCCGAGTGTACAGAAGAAGCGGAGAAATGCGGTGTGAAAATAATTGCAGATGGTGGAATTAGGTATTCTGGCGATATTGTAAAAGCCCTTGTTGCTGGAGCAAGCACAATAATGGTAGGCAGTATCTTTGCCGGAACAGAGGAAAGCCCGGGTGAATCTATCATCTATCAGGGAAGAAAGTACAAGGTTTATCGAGGCATGGGTTCGTTGGGTGTAATGGAACAAGGGACAAGAGATAGATACTTTCAGGAAGACATAGGCATAGCAAAGCTTGTTCCGGAAGGAATAGAGGGCAGAGTTCCATACAAAGGAATGGTAGGAGATGTTTTATATCAACTTGTAGGAGGGCTAAAATCTGGGATGGGATATGCAGGATGCAAAACGATTGAAGAGTTGCGTACAAAACCAGAATTTATACCCATTACCTACGCCGGGCTAAGAGAGAGTCATGTGCATAATATAATTATTACCAGAGAGGCACCAAACTATTGGTTAGAGTAATCCGTCTAATATCTATTGTCTGTT belongs to Deltaproteobacteria bacterium and includes:
- a CDS encoding aminopeptidase P family protein, producing the protein KQKIKEIGVERIAYDNGELSIALYENLKQDFEMIGVKDEIRKIRMIKDKEEIKKIKRAASIARNAFMNVFPYVKPGATEKEIADELSYQMRKCGADGEAFPTIVASGVHTSFPHFTPSDKKIEDGDFVVIDFGACADGYNSDCTYTLLMGKKTDEKREIYNAVFYAQTYAIEAAYAGVKASDVDKEARNYLKKLNYDKYFIHSTGHGVGLQVHELPNISPQSDIIIEDNMVFTVEPGVYIPGKFGVRLEQMIHINGKRVEMIAFAPFSEVM
- a CDS encoding glycine--tRNA ligase subunit alpha, yielding MCNNLLSTTGGSFQDKRQNRLLETAKGSFQDMLLKLHKFWKERECAIIQPYDVETGAGTFHPATFLKALGKEPWRCAYVAPSRRPTDGRYGENPNRLQHYYQYQVILKPSPLDVQNIYLDSLYALGIDLKKHDVRFVEDNWESPTLGAGGLGWEVWLDGMEITQFTYFQQIGGYNLYPITCEITYGTERIAMVLQNVDNVYDLKWNKDLTYGDIHKHDEWEYSTYNFEVADIKTLFKLFEMYEQECQKVLKRNLVKPAYDLCLKCSHLFNLLDARGAISTAERTTFISRIRTLAQGCAKLYVEGK
- a CDS encoding isocitrate/isopropylmalate dehydrogenase family protein; amino-acid sequence: MKVYDISVIRGDGIGPTIIDAAVFILKETGKKFNFSLNYHYIDAGANTFLRCEKNITEQSLKEISQTEALLKGPTGLPWIRRKDGTEAGLLGGILRPRFDLYANIRPIRTIDGNIDYIIVRENTEGLYLARGKGVRTRDAVADILLLTRMGCERISRFAFELAKRENRKKVTLIVKSNVLVSMAFFEKIFFNVAKKYKDIEAERIYTDAACYKMVAEPEHFQVIVTENFIGDMISDLGGGTIGGMGLCPSVNIGEKFAYFEAAHGSAPDIDKNKANPVAIILSSAMMLNFIGEKEAGCVLKEKIYTFLKTHTSIFTKQGRLKNYTTQKFAEKLAETI
- a CDS encoding glycine--tRNA ligase subunit beta is translated as MELLYEIFTEELPAFEIMKLEKEGKKIITTIFDEHNINCEDIDICCTPKRITVFSDISPVTIVKEEKIYGPPEQVAFENGEPTNALRGFLKKMQATIEDIKIEKKGKKRYVFLLKRGERKDVKPFLSSVLKEFTDSIPFKRKMKWSDKLYSFSRPIHNLLAICDGEVVDLEIAGIKANNFTYGHRFLANKMEIKNKEGYIDALKDSFVLLNSKQRKDRILNEFKKIEQNYNISVVKDDALLNETIFLNEYPQPILGEFDKTFLVLPKAVLITSMKNHEKCFAVEDEKQNLLSYFVAVADNPFLDEDVVKKGYQKVLSARFNDALFFYKEDTRKPLSDFVSRLSGVVFHEKLGRMNEKVERLEKLSSYIAERLKQDKETVKRAAHLCKADLVTQMVCEFPELQGVMGEEYALKSGEEKGVAQAIYEHYLPRRVGDALPQTDVGAILSISERIDNITGGFLAGLEPTGEKDPYALRRACIGLIRIVIDRGYFLSIPQIVDYASSLYKEKSPLSNLLEFVKKRLVEYLTTNFDLRFDVIMSVLGKDFSDIYDAYIRTFVIKDLEEKYFLMFKRVLNIIPESFNKTAVEEKLLEEKEEIELYKEFTQKEEEIKKLKEQKKYKELLSVLCSFKEKIDAFFDHVMVMAEEETLKENRLKLLCNLRKVFLYIANFERIEV
- a CDS encoding SemiSWEET transporter — its product is MNIIAVAIGSTAAVLTTFSFLPQFIRLLKTREIRGLSTHMLFQMATGLFLWTVYGILKKDIVIILANLVGFAIMLSTIIIYFMIKKYKR
- a CDS encoding MFS transporter, with protein sequence MAFAHFINDWYSMCIPPIIPVIRKLYTINYFQAGIVATMPYLTAAILQLPVAHFTEKRGIRKLVLIFGFLILAVSYFLFSFSRTYMFMLITALFIGVGLSAYHPQAIGILSFRFKGRKGGALGIHGAGGSLGFAAGPIIVGLLFSWMGFKGLHLLIVPGIVVALLIYFLIHIEEKPIASSFKSAITSRALLIGFVAMVTPFFSRGVSAFMPAFLYYKGETLLTANLHTGFMLIIGVAAQPLGGFLSDILGRRTIIVTSYTLSGILLLLFVNHPCLSILIIYGFFVFLPVAVRHAFAAEAGGKKIDTNIAVMYTMVMVGSSISPALIGKLIDALGFEVAFSIITLVAFAGAALALFIRPAKNESI
- the guaB gene encoding IMP dehydrogenase is translated as MLRVKDKPGLTFDDVLVVPRKSSVIPRDVDTSVNLTPDIHLNIPIISAAMDTVTEHRLAIAMARHGGLGIIHRNMTAREQAEQVRRVKKSESGMILEPITIKPNQTIKEALVLMSEYHISGIPVINDNKKLLGIITNRDIIFEKDYSKQVEEVMTRENLVVAPVGTTLEEAENYLRKSKIEKLPIVDNEFKLKGLITIKDIRKRREYPHATKDTHGRLMVGAAVGTKDLIERTEQLVEARVDLVVVDSAHGHSQMVLNGVEKLRKRFPSLNIVAGNVATKEGVRSLIEAGANIVKVGIGPGSICTTRVIAGVGVPQITAIAECTEEAEKCGVKIIADGGIRYSGDIVKALVAGASTIMVGSIFAGTEESPGESIIYQGRKYKVYRGMGSLGVMEQGTRDRYFQEDIGIAKLVPEGIEGRVPYKGMVGDVLYQLVGGLKSGMGYAGCKTIEELRTKPEFIPITYAGLRESHVHNIIITREAPNYWLE
- the efp gene encoding elongation factor P → MIATNEFKRGAKVEIDGEPLEILEYEHVKPGKGPAFVRVRFRNLKTGNVMEKTFRAGAKLEEANVEERRMTYLYREKDVFHFMDSSTFEDVIIPEQIIKNNVGILQENAEVSVILHDDSPIDLIFPNFVELKIVKTEHGLKGDTAAGATKPATLETGMVLQVPLFVKEDDVIKIDTRTKTYVERVNS